A window of the Helianthus annuus cultivar XRQ/B chromosome 4, HanXRQr2.0-SUNRISE, whole genome shotgun sequence genome harbors these coding sequences:
- the LOC110937867 gene encoding DNA-directed RNA polymerase II subunit RPB2, with product MDLEEEYDQGYDDEEEDITQEDAWAVISSYFEEKGLVRQQLDSFDEFIQNTMQEIVDESADIEIRPESQHNPGHQPDFAETIYKISFGQIYLSKPMMTESDGETATLFPKAARLRNLTYSAPLYVDVSKRAIKKGHDGEEVTETQDFAKVFIGKVPIMLRSSYCTLFQNSEKDLTELGECPYDQGGYFIINGSEKVLIAQEKMSTNHVYVFKKRQPNKYAYVAEVRSMAESQNRPPSTMFVRMLARTSAKGGSSGQYIRATLPYIRTEIPIIIVFRALGFVADKDILEHICYDFADTQMMELLRPSLEEAFVIQNQQVALDYIGKRGATVGVTKEKRIKYARDILQKEMLPHVGVGEYCETKKAYYFGYIIHRLLLCALGRRAEDDRDHYGNKRLDLAGPLLGGLFRMLFRKLTRDVRGYVQKCVDNGKDVNLQFAIKAKTITSGLKYSLATGNWGQANAAGTRAGVSQVLNRLTYASTLSHLRRLNSPIGREGKLAKPRQLHNSQWGMMCPAETPEGQACGLVKNLALMVYITVGSAAYPILEFLEEWGTENFEEISPAVIPQATKIFVNGLWVGIHRDPDMLVRTLRRLRRRVDVNTEVGVVRDIRLKELRIYTDYGRCSRPLFIVEKQRLLIKKRDIQKLQLRETPEDGGWHDLVSNGFIEYIDTEEEETTMISMTISDLVSARLNPDESYSDTYTHCEIHPSLILGVCASIIPFPDHNQSPRNTYQSAMGKQAMGIYVTNFQFRMDTLAYVLYYPQKPLVTTRAMEHLHFRQLPAGINAIVAISCYSGYNQEDSVIMNQSSIDRGFFRSLFFRSYRDEEKKMGTLVKEDFGRPDRANTMGMRHGSYDKLDDDGLAPPGTRVGGEDVIIGKTTPIAQDDATQGQASRYTRKDHSTSLRHSENGMVDQVLLTTNADGLRFVKVRVRSVRIPQIGDKFSSRHGQKGTVGMTYTQEDMPWTVEGITPDIIVNPHAIPSRMTIGQLIECIMGKVAAHMGKEGDATPFTDVTVDNISRALHKCGYQMRGFETMYNGHTGRRLPAMIFLGPTYYQRLKHMVDDKIHSRGRGPVQILTRQPAEGRSRDGGLRFGEMERDCMIAHGAAHFLKERLFDQSDAYRVHVCERCGLIAIANLKKNSFECRGCKNKTDIVQVHIPYACKLLFQELMSMAIAPRMLTKDIKQAKDSKKKGA from the exons ATGGATTTGGAAGAAGAATATGACCAAGGATACGACGACGAGGAAGAAGATATAACTCAAGAGGATGCTTGGGCAGTTATCAGTTCTTATTTCGAAGAGAAAGGTCTCGTTCGTCAACAACTCGATTCGTTCGATGAGTTTATTCAGAACACTATGCAGGAAATTGTTGACGAGTCTGCGGATATCGAGATCCGACCCGAATCTCAGCACAATCCGGGTCACCAGCCTGATTTTGCAGAG ACTATCTATAAAATCAGCTTCGGTCAGATTTATCTGAGTAAACCGATGATGACGGAATCAGATGGTGAAACCGCCACGTTGTTTCCAAAGGCAGCAAGGCTGAGAAATCTAACATATTCTGCACCATTATATGTTGATGTATCAAAAAGGGCTATAAAGAAAGGGCATGATGGTGAAGAAGTCACAGAAACTCAGGATTTTGCTAAAGTTTTCATCGGAAAG GTTCCTATAATGCTACGTTCAAGTTACTGTACATTATTTCAGAATTCTGAAAAGGATTTGACCGAGCTTGGAGAGTGCCCTTATGATCAAGGTGGATATTTCATCATAAACGGGAGTGAAAAAGTTCTAATCGCTCAAGAGAAAATGAGCACCAATCATGTTTACGTGTTTAAAAAGAGACAACCGAACAAATACGCTTATGTGGCGGAAGTTCGTTCAATGGCAGAATCTCAGAACAGGCCACCTAGTACCATGTTTGTTCGAATGCTTGCTCGGACCAGTGCCAAAGGG GGCTCTTCAGGTCAATATATTCGGGCTACACTTCCATACATTCGAACTGAGATTCCTATCATTATTGTGTTTCGAGCATTGGGATTTGTTGCTGATAAAGATATTTTAGAACACATATGTTATGATTTTGCTGATACTCAAATGATGGAGTTGCTGCGGCCTTCATTAGAAGAAGCATTTGTTATACAAAATCAACAG GTGGCATTGGATTACATTGGTAAAAGAGGTGCTACTGTTGGTGTCACTAAAGAGAAGAGAATTAA GTATGCCCGTGATATTCTTCAAAAAGAAATGCTTCCTCATGTGGGGGTTGGAGAGTATTGTGAAACAAAAAAAGCTTACTACTTTGG ATATATCATCCACCGTCTACTGTTATGTGCTCTTGGTCGGAGGGCCGAAGATGACAGAGATCATTATGGCAATAAGAGGCTTGATCTTGCCGGTCCTTTGCTAGGTGGCTTATTTAGAATG CTCTTCCGAAAGTTAACAAGAGATGTAAGAGGTTATGTACAAAAG TGTGTAGACAACGGGAAGGATGTTAATCTACAATTTGCAATTAAAGCAAAAACGATTACTAGTGGCCTTAAATATTCCCTTGCTACTGGGAACTGGGGGCAAGCGAACGCAGCTGGAACGAGAGCTGGTGTTTCACAG GTGTTGAATCGTTTGACATATGCATCTACGCTGTCACATTTAAGAAGACTAAACTCTCCTATTGGGCGTGAAG GAAAATTGGCAAAACCGAGACAGCTGCACAACTCACAATGGGGAATGATGTGCCCTGCAGAAACCCCTGAAGGACAG GCATGTGGGTTGGTGAAAAATCTTGCTTTGATGGTTTACATTACTGTTGGGTCAGCGGCATACCCAATTCTGGAATTTTTGGAAGAATGGGGTACAGAAAATTTCGAG gaaatttctcCTGCTGTTATCCCGCAAGCTACAAAAATCTTTGTCAATGGTCTGTGGGTGGGAATCCACCGTGATCCCGACATGTTGGTTAGGACTCTGAGGAGATTAAGAAGACGG GTTGATGTGAACACTGAAGTTGGAGTTGTTCGAGATATTCGTTTGAAAGAGCTTCGCATCTACACCGATTATGGCCGTTGCAGTCGTCCACTTTTTATTGTAGAGAAGCAAAGGCTTTTAATAAAAAAGAGAGACATCCAAAAGTTGCAACTAAGG GAAACCCCAGAAGATGGTGGTTGGCATGATCTTGTCTCAAATGGATTCATCGAGTATATTGATACCGAAGAGGAAGAGACAACTATGATTTCCATGACCATCAGT GATCTCGTGAGTGCGAGGCTAAATCCAGACGAGTCTTATTCGGACACTTATACACATTGTGAAATTCATCCATCATTGATCTTGGGTGTTTGTGCCTCCATTATACCATTTCCCGACCACAATCAG TCCCCACGTAATACATATCAGTCAGCCATGGGTAAACAAGCTATGGGGATTTACGTCACCAACTTCCAATTTCGTATG GATACATTGGCATATGTTCTTTACTATCCTCAAAAACCACTTGTGACTACTCGAGCAATGGAACACTTGCATTTCAGACAACTTCCAGCTGGCATA AATGCAATTGTGGCGATTTCCTGTTATTCTGGATATAACCAAGAAGATTCGGTTATTATGAACCAATCATCCATTGACCGTGGTTTCTTCAGATCACTCTTCTTCCGTTCATACAG GGATGAAGAAAAGAAGATGGGGACACTTGTAAAAGAAGATTTTGGTCGGCCCGACAGAGCTAATACCATG GGTATGAGGCATGGTTCATATGATAAATTGGATGATGATGGTCTAGCTCCTCCT GGAACACGAGTTGGAGGTGAAGATGTGATAATTGGAAAAACAACACCTATTGCTCAGGATGATGCTACTCAGGGTCAAGCCTCACGTTACACTCGTAAAGATCACAGCACAAGCTTACGTCACAGTGAAAATGGAATGGTTGATCAG GTACTGCTGACTACCAATGCTGATGGGTTAAGGTTTGTTAAAGTGCGGGTTAGATCCGTTAGAATACCTCAAATCGGAGATAAGTTTAGTAGTAGACATGGTCAGAAAGGAACTGTGGGTATGACTTACACACAAGAAGACATGCCATGGACGGTTGAAGGTATCACTCCCGATATTATAGTCAACCCACATGCTATCCCGTCACGTATGACCATCGGTCAGCTTATCGAGTGTATTATGGGGAAGGTTGCTGCTCATATGGGCAAAGAAGGAGATGCCACTCCTTTCACAGATGTTACG GTGGATAATATTAGTAGGGCGCTGCACAAGTGTGGTTACCAGATGCGTGGGTTTGAGACCATGTATAACGGTCACACGGGTCGGCGGCTTCCAGCTATGATATTCTTGGGGCCAACTTACTACCAAAGATTGAAACATATGGTGGATGATAAGATCCATTCACGTGGTAGGGGTCCGGTTCAGATCTTGACTCGACAGCCGGCTGAGGGACGGTCACGTGACGGTGGGCTTAGGTTTGGTGAAATGGAACGGGACTGCATGATTGCTCATGGTGCTGCTCATTTTCTTAAGGAACGACTGTTTGACCAGAGTGATGCGTACAGGGTTCATGTTTGCGAGCGTTGTGGGTTGATCGCGATTGCTAATCTTAAAAAGAATTCGTTCGAGTGCAGAGGATGCAAGAACAAGACTGATATTGTTCAGGTGCATATTCCGTACGCATGTAAACTGTTGTTCCAGGAGCTTATGTCCATGGCAATTGCGCCTCGAATGCTCACTAAAGACATCAAACAAGCTAAAGACAGCAAGAAGAAAGGCGCATAG